Proteins encoded together in one Anopheles darlingi chromosome 3, idAnoDarlMG_H_01, whole genome shotgun sequence window:
- the LOC125956701 gene encoding dnaJ homolog subfamily C member 13 isoform X2 yields MATTTSINSTATENVDLESFLVTKHSWKGKYRRILSVSAVGISTYNPEKFDSTNRWLYGDVISVLPNRTANTPYEFVLNLRKDKKGLETVKLSSENRAEVLTSLLKYHKEFHEKPKQTPKYTAYKHHWSGTTLPATLEVTPSSLDQLDPTTNTILASYNYKDIDGIIGIQDYPNGIVLAYGGHSRLHLFRVERNHDVVQMIVQNAQQFLGLEIKVLKNQITLEQFEQQRFGAYSGDQHQTSMSEFTVQKVTPRHSEPMRRILCLTDTTLLERDPQTYSICTLRPLDNIFALVRHAENIQKFSIEYKNGLVRSYITNDRDSLLATLLDAVRSCGNADVHVRMSSTPRGKRVGPLTMSVDEETEANLLRYIMSCYQYPVKRFDVMERFNSNIPYSGLNYSVTQDSLFAESKERLITGALQALIGSSKEDNSQLSNVELEASFHVLRRLLASKAGFAAFTNLPGFREAIGLKVVSALKRNDLAVTYAAIDMVNSLMHSDHDLKQEQLNKSSLLHTKAFLEQLLDMWSRHVNQGSGALVLSAMLDFLTFALCVPYSETTDGKQFDILLEMVASRGRTLYKLFQHPSLAIVKGSGLVMRALIEEGDAAISSQMQTLALDEAALCRHMLVALYTPTNDSTMLTHRQLSRHLVGLWITDSDDAMNLLKRIFPAGLLSFLESEAPVPKEDIEEDKLNFRDNLKLAVQHAGNTSGGSKRLNYLLEKHLEGIKHWGMNLIDARQEKLQQTQKNRPIVLRNRRQRKKAGEQGGSPFNLPLFFYQFGKNHAMPNLIWNHKTREELRAALENELRQFSADKDLAGSMLVAWNYDEFEVQYQCLADEIKIGDYYIRLLLERDDWPQNLVKNPIELFNALYRRVLCRNRLNDDQLTVTSLQALAKVYKRYYEEIGYFSDMPYILQMLDRCLSPALRDALIILIKNLVLHKSNCRPLTDHVNYLVDLITLAHLHKGRATLNTKTNVIEAGPNMKLHEEKDWYYNVERENEKPERCGPVMFSELRELWTKGMLTPRTRCWAVGMDGWRSLQQIPQLKWCLMAKGSPLFNESELAQHVLDILNQCTAFFPSRARDGEAVLIPGPRLSRKLSEFICLPHIVQVCLTHDPGLLERVATLLCQIMEDNPEMSKVYLTGVFYFMLMYTGSNILPIARFLKMTHMKQAFRSEDATGSQSGIMYRSILGQLLPEAMVCFLENHSAEKFAETFLGEFDTPEVIWSSEMRRMLIEKISAHIADFTPKLKGHTMARYPYLAIPVISYPQLENELFCHIFYLRHLCDTVKFPNWPIPDPVQLLKHTLDAWRKEVEKKPSQMTVTQAYLDLDFDLTKNPNPDESAIRKAYYRLAQMYHPDKNPNGREIFERVNRAYEFLCSRNALNTDGPNPSNIVLILRTQSILFDRYAEELRPYKYAGYPQLIKTIRLETKDDQLFSKSVPLLSAASELCYHTVHCSALNAEELRREEGIEALLDAYSRCVSILGVDSDRSSLHYEVISNITRCFDVACCFENCRKKILELPQLIADVCRVVYFKHSLSVSLVTSLAVNNVNLQNNLVRNGVLWSLMLFLFDYDYTLDESGVTSEECSNQQHVANNLSKLSLLACVALAGYQMTLLDDPKTAVLKTQQPALAGKNTSGSPTSRSESPLSAGRNSQTYSQNASNLIQNNSSLIQSVASLDRVLQEKNGKDGLSGGGGDGTVAVVGDGEPLDCEKGLQSKKYKISNTHPPANAIVKQILDRLLTPYVASKMVTDNEQTVLKMLTSNTRNPYLIWDNGTRAQLTDFLEHQRTVAAREQYEDVTDIYGLVQGFSYDAHRDELKIGGIFIRVYNEMPTYPIANPKSFVMDLLEFLKQSYNHLNGNVSASGGSSSATSPAAIKPPPLPSMGDSILVPTKTWKPLAPQRNAPKVPGQPGNSDISAVLSEYARSKQRSQLVEPGGTSQSNGPKYDFTNHSPATTTRHLIMALQALISVIKSNTNVEIQCIGHFEMLFALLSTSVCGQENRIVKTLALEVVCQVSRNKECVTEIAACEIFGLYLVVLKDGELREHLCRVLETLSGLLNVPKMVKEGHAKGAVIYLLDLFCNASNPQIREQCAEILAKMNADKLSGPKVRITVCKYLPAVFLDAMIDSTSVAVQMYESVHEHPELIWNDDIRACVSDAVHIMANTFGAQQRQNPRTLWRDPEILPELLSNELIISGVYLRLYVSNPGWTLRKPKQFLADLLDFIVDNISRSGVDKGVLDLATTGLVLLLNAQPNLADSVPVLGHIPKFFRQLSVQPKSALTVLHQLSLSEICVSAISQTECIPSLKSCMERHRDLTATACETLSRLFKCQHDSLIRQSLECQLIPYLLALLDTRFELATNPAMVKAQIVAALKAMASNLTYGDRVAHILNQNPIWAEYRDQKHDLFITDTDVRGYLMGVPNTTAGYLTQGPTKNVEVLTSPPPMDRDDPLFARSNSSSSGGGGGSI; encoded by the exons ATGGCAACCACCACGAGCATCAACAGCACTGCCACCGAGAATGTCGATCTCGAGAGTTTTCTCGTTACGAAGCACTCGTGGAAGGGAAAGTACAGGCGCATTTTGTCAGTGAGTGCGGTAGGGATTTCCACCTATAATCCCGAGAAGTTCGATTCTACCAACCGGTGGCTATACGGCGATGTAATCAGCGTTCTGCCTAATCGTACGGCTAAT ACGCCATACGAGTTTGTGCTGAATCTACGAAAGGATAAGAAGGGACTGGAAACGGTTAAACTTTCGTCGGAAAACCGCGCCGAAGTGCTTACCTCGCTGTTGAAATATCACAAGGAGTTCcacgaaaaacccaaacaaacgCCT AAATACACTGCTTACAAGCATCACTGGTCCGGCACGACGCTGCCAGCCACGCTGGAAGTAACGCCAAGTTCACTAGATCAGCTCGATCCAACCACAAACACGATATTGGCCAGCTACAACTACAAAGATATCGATGGAATTATCGGCATTCAGGActatccgaatgggatcgtgcTGGCGTACGGTGGCCATAGCCGGTTACATTTGTTTCGTGTCGAGAGAAATCACGATGTGGTGCAGATGATCGTTCAGAACGCGCAACAGTTCCTGGGGCTCGAGATCAAGGTGCTGAAGAACCAGATAACGCTCGAGCAGTTCGAGCAACAGCGCTTCGGAGCTTACAGTGGTGATCAGCATCAAACTTCGATGTCGGAGTTTACCGTCCAGAAGGTAACACCGCGCCATTCGGAACCGATGCGACGCATTCTCTGCCTTACAGATACAACACTGCTCGAGCGAGATCCGCAGACGTACAGCATCTGTACGTTGCGCCCTCTCGATAACATTTTCGCGCTGGTACGGCACGCGGAAAATATTCAAAAGTTTTCGATAGAGTACAAGAACGGGCTAGTGCGATCGTATATTACGAACGATCGCGATTCGCTGCTCGCGACCCTGCTCGATGCGGTACGATCATGCGGGAATGCCGATGTGCACGTTAGAATGTCGAGTACACCACGAGGGAAGAGAGTAGGACCGCTGACGATGAGTGTGGATGAAGAGACGGAGGCGAATCTGTTACGATACATTATGAGCTGCTACCAGTATCCCGTGAAGCGTTTTGATGTGATGGAACGGTTCAATTCCAACATTCCCTATAGTGGGTTGAACTACAGTGTAACACAGGAT AGTTTGTTTGCCGAGAGCAAGGAACGGTTGATTACTGGTGCGCTGCAAGCACTGATCGGTAGCAGTAAAGAGGACAACTCTCAGCTTAGTAACGTAGAGTTGGAAGCTTCATTTCACGTGCTCCGCCGGCTGCTAGCTAGCAAGGCGGGATTCGCAGCATTCACGAATCTGCCGGGCTTCCGGGAAGCAATCGGATTAAAGGTGGTTAGTGCCCTCAAGCGTAACGATCTGGCAGTAACATATGCAGCGATCGATATGGTAAATTCATTGATGCACTCCGACCATGATCTGAAGCAGGAACAGCTCAACAAGAGCTCGCTACTGCACACGAAAGCATTCCTCGAGCAGTTGCTAGATATGTGGAGCCGTCATGTGAACCAGGGTAGCGGTGCATTGGTACTGTCCGCGATGCTTGATTTCCTAACGTTTGCCTTGTGTGTGCCGTACAGTGAAACTACCGATGGGAAACAATTCGATATACTGCTCGAAATGGTCGCTTCCCGTGGCCGCACGCTCTACAAGCTGTTCCAACATCCCTCGTTGGCCATCGTAAAAGGTAGTGGGTTGGTGATGCGTGCACTGATCGAAGAGGGTGATGCGGCCATCTCTAGCCAAATGCAAACCCTAGCCCTGGATGAAGCCGCCCTCTGCCGACACATGCTTGTTGCGTTGTATACGCCCACGAACGACTCCACGATGCTCACCCACCGTCAGCTGTCGCGACATCTCGTGGGTCTCTGGATAACGGATAGTGATGATGCGATGAATCTGTTGAAGCGAATTTTT CCTGCAGGATTGCTTTCGTTTCTGGAAAGTGAAGCACCCGTCCCAAAGGAAGACATCGAGGAAGACAAGCTGAACTTTCGCGACAATCTGAAGCTGGCGGTACAGCATGCCGGCAATACTAGTGGAGGCAGCAAACGACTAAACTATTTGCTGGAAAAACATCTGGAAGGTATTAAACACTGGGGCATGAATCTGATCGATGCTCGACAGGAAAAGCTACAGCAGACGCAAAAGAACCGCCCGATAGTGCTGCGTAACCGACGGCAACGTAAAAAGGCAGGCGAACAGGGTGGATCACCGTTCAACTTGCCTCTGTTCTTTTATCAATTCGGCAAGAACCACGCAATGCCTAATTTGATTTGGAACCACAAGACACGGGAAGAGCTGCGAGCCGCATTGGAAAACGAATTGCGACAATTTTCGGCCGATAAGGACTTGGCCGGCAGTATGCTGGTGGCCTGGAACTACGATGAGTTCGAGGTGCAGTACCAGTGTTTGGCGGATGAGATCAAGATCGGGGACTACTATATACGTTTGCTGTTGGAGCGCGACGATTGGCCACAGAATCTCGTGAAGAATCC CATCGAACTCTTCAATGCACTGTACCGACGAGTATTGTGTCGGAATCGACTAAACGATGATCAACTCACGGTGACTTCGTTGCAAGCTTTGGCAAAGGTGTACAAGCGCTATTACGAAGAGATAGGCTATTTCAGTGATATGCCGTACATTTTGCAAATGTTGGACAGG TGTCTTTCTCCTGCACTACGTGATGCATTGATCATCCTGATCAAGAATCTGGTGTTGCACAAATCCAACTGCCGCCCTTTGACCGACCATGTCAACTATCTGGTCGATCTGATTACTCTAGCCCATCTGCACAAAGGACGCGCGACGCTGAACACCAAGACAAACGTGATCGAAGCCGGTCCCAACATGAAGCTTCACGAGGAGAAAGACTGGTACTATAACGTGGAgcgggaaaacgaaaaaccggaACGCTGTGGGCCTGTCATGTTCTCGGAGCTGCGAGAACTGTGGACGAAGGGTATGCTGACCCCTCGAACTCGTTGTTGGGCCGTCGGTATGGATGGATGGCGTTCACTGCAGCAGATACCGCAGCTCAAGTGGTGCCTAATGGCAAAGGGAAGCCCACTGTTCAACGAGTCGGAGCTAGCGCAGCATGTGTTGGATATTTTGAACCAGTGTACGGCATTTTTTCCAAGCCGTGCACGAGATGGTGAAGCTGTCCTCATTCCCGGTCCACGGCTTTCCCGCAAACTGTCTGAGTTCATTTGCCTCCCGCACATTGTGCAGGTTTGTTTGACGCACGATCCGGGGCTGCTAGAACGTGTCGCTACGCTCCTGTGTCAGATCATGGAGGATAATCCGGAGATGTCGAAGGTGTATCTGACTGGCGTGTTCTACTTTATGCTTATGTATACGGGCAGCAACATACTGCCGATCGCTCGCTTCTTGAAGATGACACACATGAAGCAAGCTTTCCGCAGTGAGGATGCAACCGGTTCCCAATCGGGCATCATGTATCGCAGCATTCTTGGTCAGTTGTTGCCTGAGGCAATGGTTTGCTTCTTGGAGAATCACAGCGCGGAGAAGTTCGCCGAAACGTTTCTCGGTGAGTTCGATACACCCGAGGTCATCTGGAGCTCCGAGATGCGCCGGATGTTGATCGAAAAAATATCCGCACACATTGCCGACTTTACGCCCAAACTAAAGGGCCACACGATGGCTCGGTATCCGTACTTGGCGATACCGGTGATCAGCTATCCGCAGCTTGAGAACGAACTGTTCTGTCACATCTTCTACCTCCGCCATCTATGTGATACGGTCAAGTTTCCAAACTGGCCTATACCTGACCCG GTTCAACTGCTGAAACACACACTCGACGCTTGGCGCAAGGAAGTAGAGAAGAAGCCTTCGCAGATGACGGTGACTCAGGCCTATCTGGACCTTGATTTCGACTTGACGAAAAATCCCAACCCGGACGAGTCGGCCATCCGAAAAGCGTACTACCGGTTGGCACAGATGTACCATCCGGATAAGAATCCCAACGGACGT GAAATTTTCGAGCGCGTAAATCGTGCGTATGAATTTCTCTGTTCCCGAAATGCACTGAACACCGATGGACCGAATCCGAGCAACATCGTGCTGATTCTCCGCACACAATCCATCCTCTTCGATCGATATGCGGAAGAGCTTCGACCATACAAGTACGCCGGCTACCCGCAGCTTATCAAAACGATACGTCTCGAGACGAAGGATGATCAGCTGTTCTCGAAGAGTGTTCCGCTGCTCAGTGCGGCATCCGAGCTTTGCTACCACACAGTTCACTGTTCAGCCCTGAACGCAGAGGAGCTACGGCGCGAAGAGGGCATCGAAGCGCTGCTAGATGCATATTCACGTTGTGTATCGATTCTCGGGGTCGATTCGGACCGTTCCTCGTTGCACTATGAGGTGATTTCCAACATTACCCGCTGCTTCGATGTGGCGTGTTGCTTTGAGAACTGCCGCAAAAAGATTCTCGAGTTGCCACAACTAATCGCTGacgtgtgtcgtgtcgtgtacTTCAAACACTCGCTCTCGGTCAGTTTGGTTACCTCGCTGGCGGTGAACAATGTGAATCTGCAGAACAATCTCGTGCGTAACGGTGTCCTGTGGTCGCTGATGTTGTTCCTCTTCGATTATGATTACACACTGGATGAGAGTGGTGTAACATCGGAAGAATGTTCTAACCAACAGCACGTGGCcaataatttatcaaaactATCGCTGCTGGCCTGTGTTGCACTTGCCGGTTATCAGATGACACTGTTGGACGATCCTAAAACGGCCGTACTAAAGACACAACAGCCGGCACTCGCTGGAAAAAACACTTCGGGTAGCCCAACATCACGCAGCGAATCACCGCTGTCCGCTGGTCGTAACTCGCAGACGTACTCGCAGAACGCGTCGAATCTGATACAGAACAATTCAAGCTTGATACAGTCCGTGGCTTCCCTTGACCGAGTGTtgcaggaaaaaaatggaaaagacgGGCtcagtggtggcggtggtgacggcacagtggcagtggtgggaGATGGCGAGCCGCTCGACTGTGAGAAAGGGTTGCAGAGCAAAAAGTACAAAATCAGCAACACCCACCCCCCGGCGAATGCGATCGTAAAGCAAATCCTCGATCGACTGCTAACACCGTACGTCGCGAGCAAGATGGTGACGGACAATGAGCAGACGGTATTAAAGATGCTGACCTCCAACACGCGCAATCCGTACCTGATTTGGGACAATGGAACGCGTGCCCAGCTAACGGATTTTCTCGAACATCAGCGTACCGTGGCAGCTCGGGAGCAGTACGAGGATGTGACGGATATCTATGGGTTGGTGCAAGGCTTCTCATATGACGCCCATCG TGACGAGCTTAAGATTGGCGGCATCTTCATCCGAGTGTACAACGAAATGCCAACGTATCCGATTGCTAACCCGAAGAGCTTTGTGATGGATTTGCTCGAATTTCTGAAGCAATCTTACAACCATCTGAATGGCAATGTCAGCGCTAGTGGAGGAAGTTCGAGTGCTACCAGTCCAGCAGCCATTAAACCACCTCCTCTTCCATCGATGGGAGATTCTATTCTCGTTCCAACAAAAACCTGGAAACCGTTGGCACCGCAACGGAATGCCCCGAAGGTACCAGGGCAGCCGGGTAATAGCGACATAAGCGCCGTGCTCAGTGAGTATGCACGATCGAAGCAACGGAGCCAGCTGGTGGAACCGGGAGGAACATCGCAGAGCAATGGTCCCAAGTACGATTTCACGAATCATTCGCCGGCCACAACCACCAGACATCTCATTATGGCGTTGCAGGCGCTAATATCGGTCATTAAATCGAACACAAACGTCGAGATACAGTGTATCGGGCACTTCGAGATGTTGTTCGCGCTGTTATCAACGAGCGTGTGTGGGCAGGAGAATCGCATCGTCAAGACGCTAGCACTGGAGGTCGTCTGTCAGGTGTCACGCAACAAGGAGTGTGTTACTGAGATAGCCGCTTGTGAAATCTTTGGCCTCTATCTGGTCGTCCTGAAGGATGGTGAGCTGAGAGAGCACTTATGCCGTGTCCTGGAAACCCTGTCCGGGTTGCTGAACGTCCCGAAGATGGTGAAGGAGGGCCATGCCAAGGGTGCTGTGATCTATCTGCTCGATCTGTTCTGTAACGCCAGCAATCCGCAGATCCGGGAACAGTGCGCCGAGATACTGGCAAAGATGAACGCCGATAAGCTCAGCGGGCCGAAGGTGCGCATTACAGTGTGCAAATATCTACCAGCCGTCTTTCTCGATGCGATGATCGACTCGACGTCGGTGGCAGTGCAAATGTACGAATCAGTTCACGAGCACCCGGAGTTAATCTGGAACGATGATATAAGGGCGTGCGTTTCCGATGCTGTGCACATAATGGCAAATACCTTCGGTGCACAGCAGCGCCAAAACCCGCGCACACTGTGGCGTGATCCGGAAATACTGCCCGAGCTGCTCTCGAACGAGCTGATCATTTCGGGGGTTTATCTCCGGCTTTACGTGTCAAACCCGGGATGGACGCTTCGGAAACCGAAACAGTTTTTAGCTGATCTGCTCGATTTCATCGTAGACAATATCAGCCGTTCGGGCGTGGACAAGGGAGTACTCGATCTGGCCACTACCGGGCTCGTGCTCCTATTGAACGCCCAGCCCAACCTTGCCGACTCTGTACCGGTCCTTGGCCATATACCGAAGTTTTTCCGTCAACTTTCTGTTCAGCCAAAGAGTGCCCTCACCGTACTGCACCAGCTCTCGCTGTCTGAG ATCTGTGTGAGTGCGATTTCACAAACGGAGTGTATCCCATCGCTGAAAAGTTGCATGGAGCGCCATCGTGATCTTACCGCGACCGCTTGTGAAACCCTCAGTCGATTGTTCAAGTGTCAACAT GACTCACTGATACGTCAATCACTCGAGTGTCAATTAATACCTTACCTGCTGGCCTTGCTAGATACACGCTTCGAGCTGGCTACCAATCCGGCAATGGTGAAAGCCCAAATAGTGGCCGCCCTCAAGGCGATGGCTTCGAATCTGACGTATGGTGACCGGGTAGCACACATACTCAACCAGAACCCAATCTGGGCCGAGTATCGCGACCAGAAGCACGATCTGTTCATTACCGATACGGATGTGCGAGGTTATCTTATGG GTGTACCGAACACGACAGCTGGCTATTTGACTCAAGGGCCGACGAAGAATGTAGAAGTGCTGACATCACCACCCCCCATGGATCGTGATGATCCTCTGTTCGCAcgtagcaacagtagtagtagcggtggtggcggtggaagtATTTAA